Proteins co-encoded in one Spirosoma endbachense genomic window:
- a CDS encoding urease accessory protein UreD, with protein sequence MKAELHIQTALRHTQTYLKKAFFTPPFKVANITEDKRAHQLKLMLMSSSPGVLDGDDYQLRIDLAEGCSLELQTQSYQRLFTMKRGASQRMHVQMEKGSSFCFLPHPSVPHEKASFSATNQIYMADGCCLIWGEVLTCGRKLNGEVFQFSKYHTVTQVFINKKMVIKENVLITPATMNLSAIGQLEGFTHQAGLIYLNEKEPVHELSKTIMAYLAQQPGILFAVSVAPVNGLVVRLLGQHSEQLHTCLKTIAGQLPQPTLRQSKSVAYEP encoded by the coding sequence ATGAAAGCTGAGCTACACATCCAGACTGCTCTGCGCCACACCCAGACTTATCTAAAAAAAGCGTTTTTTACCCCACCCTTCAAGGTAGCAAACATTACAGAGGATAAACGGGCCCATCAGTTAAAGCTGATGCTGATGAGTTCGTCACCGGGAGTTTTAGATGGCGACGACTATCAACTCCGAATTGATCTGGCCGAAGGTTGTTCGCTGGAGTTGCAGACACAATCGTACCAGCGATTGTTCACCATGAAGCGGGGAGCGTCGCAGCGCATGCATGTTCAGATGGAAAAAGGATCGTCGTTTTGTTTCCTGCCTCACCCGTCGGTGCCGCATGAAAAAGCCAGTTTCTCAGCAACCAACCAGATTTATATGGCCGATGGCTGTTGTCTGATCTGGGGCGAGGTACTTACCTGCGGCCGAAAACTGAACGGTGAGGTTTTTCAGTTTTCGAAATATCATACGGTTACGCAGGTATTTATCAACAAAAAAATGGTGATCAAGGAAAACGTCCTGATCACCCCGGCAACGATGAATCTGAGCGCAATCGGGCAACTGGAAGGCTTCACCCATCAGGCTGGCCTGATTTATCTGAATGAAAAGGAGCCTGTTCATGAACTCAGCAAAACGATAATGGCCTATTTAGCCCAGCAGCCGGGCATTTTGTTCGCCGTCTCAGTAGCTCCGGTCAATGGGCTGGTGGTCAGACTACTTGGACAACATAGCGAGCAGCTTCATACATGCCTGAAAACGATTGCCGGGCAACTACCTCAACCTACGCTTCGTCAATCCAAGTCCGTAGCCTATGAGCCATGA
- the ureG gene encoding urease accessory protein UreG, with protein sequence MKSRTYVKIGVAGPVGSGKTTLIERLSRQMASQYSIGVITNDIYTKEDAEFLTQNSLLPADRIIGVETGGCPHTAIREDASMNLEAVEEMAQRFPDVELIFIESGGDNLSATFSPDLADVTIFVIDVAEGDKIPRKGGPGITRSDLLIINKIDLAPYVNADLGVMERDARRMRNGNPFVFTNLMSSQGLDSVIDWIRRYALLEAVDEPKLWR encoded by the coding sequence ATGAAGTCAAGAACCTACGTAAAAATTGGTGTGGCAGGACCGGTTGGGTCGGGAAAAACGACCCTGATTGAGCGTCTGTCGCGCCAGATGGCCAGCCAATACAGCATTGGTGTCATTACCAATGATATTTATACCAAAGAAGACGCGGAGTTTCTAACCCAAAACAGCCTGTTGCCCGCCGACCGAATCATTGGCGTCGAAACGGGCGGTTGCCCGCATACAGCCATCCGCGAAGATGCGAGCATGAACCTCGAAGCCGTTGAGGAAATGGCACAGCGGTTTCCGGATGTCGAACTTATTTTCATCGAAAGTGGTGGCGACAACCTTTCGGCTACCTTCAGCCCCGATTTGGCCGACGTGACCATCTTCGTCATCGATGTGGCCGAAGGCGATAAAATACCCCGCAAAGGTGGACCCGGCATTACGCGTTCCGACCTGCTCATCATCAACAAAATTGACCTCGCCCCCTACGTGAACGCCGATCTGGGGGTGATGGAACGCGATGCCCGCAGGATGCGCAATGGCAACCCGTTTGTATTCACCAACTTAATGAGCTCACAAGGCCTGGATAGCGTCATTGACTGGATACGTCGGTACGCCTTACTGGAAGCTGTAGACGAGCCAAAATTGTGGCGATGA
- the ribA gene encoding GTP cyclohydrolase II RibA: protein MIVKMAEGNLKTKFGEYHEILFYDGQKESIALIMGDVDGEEDVLCRVHSSCLFGHAFNSIECDCREQMEISQQLIQQAGKGIIIWLEQEGKGNGHFALLKSVEYKRKGLPQADAYEAVGFKRDARDYTKAAEILSELGVKSIRMLTDNPKKVEMLTQHGVTVVGIKSTTL, encoded by the coding sequence ATGATCGTTAAAATGGCCGAGGGAAACCTCAAAACAAAATTTGGTGAGTACCACGAAATTCTCTTTTATGATGGACAAAAAGAGTCGATTGCGCTAATCATGGGTGATGTGGATGGCGAAGAAGACGTACTGTGCAGAGTTCATTCTTCCTGCCTGTTCGGCCATGCCTTTAACAGCATCGAGTGTGATTGTAGAGAGCAAATGGAAATATCCCAACAACTCATCCAGCAAGCCGGAAAGGGCATTATTATCTGGCTAGAGCAGGAAGGGAAAGGAAACGGGCATTTTGCACTTTTAAAAAGCGTAGAATATAAACGAAAAGGCTTGCCCCAGGCGGATGCGTATGAAGCGGTAGGCTTTAAACGGGATGCCAGAGACTACACGAAAGCAGCCGAAATTTTAAGCGAACTCGGCGTTAAGTCAATACGTATGTTGACCGACAATCCGAAAAAAGTAGAAATGCTGACCCAACATGGCGTTACGGTCGTTGGCATTAAGTCTACTACCCTGTGA
- a CDS encoding urease accessory protein UreF — MNTGLIRLLQLSDPTLPIGGYAHSAGLETYVQAGVVHNVTTAKMFVEEMLGRNLFYTDAALASLAYDAATRNDWNELVTLDDECTAVKLPKEMRQASQKLGIRLMKLFQPLCDNALANQYREAIQNQEVMGHYCLVFGLFAQALQIPKADAMTGFYYNAAGGMVTNCVKLVPLGQQDGQEILFSLHPLIQKLVTDTLQPNRELIGLCCPGFDIRSMQHEQLYSRLYMS; from the coding sequence ATGAATACTGGTCTGATCCGTCTCCTGCAATTAAGCGATCCAACCCTACCGATCGGAGGTTATGCGCACTCGGCGGGCCTCGAAACCTACGTACAGGCTGGTGTTGTGCATAATGTTACAACGGCAAAAATGTTTGTCGAAGAAATGCTGGGCAGGAATCTGTTTTACACCGATGCGGCATTGGCCTCCTTGGCCTATGATGCTGCCACCCGGAATGACTGGAATGAACTGGTAACGCTGGATGACGAATGCACAGCGGTAAAATTGCCGAAAGAAATGCGGCAGGCCAGCCAGAAACTGGGCATTCGGCTGATGAAACTATTTCAACCGCTTTGTGATAACGCACTGGCAAATCAGTATCGGGAAGCCATACAGAATCAGGAAGTTATGGGGCATTATTGCCTTGTGTTTGGCCTGTTTGCACAGGCATTACAAATTCCGAAAGCAGATGCCATGACCGGGTTTTATTACAATGCAGCCGGTGGTATGGTTACGAATTGCGTTAAACTGGTTCCGCTGGGCCAACAGGACGGTCAGGAAATTCTGTTTTCGCTGCACCCACTGATTCAGAAATTGGTTACTGATACGTTACAACCCAATCGTGAGCTAATTGGCCTTTGCTGCCCCGGTTTCGACATCCGAAGCATGCAGCACGAACAATTGTATTCACGGCTGTATATGTCTTAA
- the ureE gene encoding urease accessory protein UreE: MLIQQKLGHIDAIDPGDRTIDWLPLEWFETSKRIMRKRTQSGQEIALKFLAENPQLTQGDVLYEDAQTLIVVEVLPCDVLVIRPKSMYEMASVCYEIGNKHLPLFFDDNTLLAPYDAPLFRLLTALGYVVEQQQRKLVQPLKTTISPHGHASSSESLFSKILKLTTPSA, encoded by the coding sequence ATGCTTATTCAACAGAAACTCGGCCATATAGACGCTATCGACCCTGGCGACCGCACCATCGACTGGTTGCCGCTGGAGTGGTTTGAAACCAGCAAGCGGATCATGCGAAAGCGAACCCAATCGGGGCAGGAAATTGCGTTGAAGTTTCTGGCCGAAAATCCGCAACTGACACAGGGAGACGTGTTATACGAAGATGCTCAGACCCTGATTGTGGTTGAGGTGCTTCCGTGCGATGTACTTGTCATCAGGCCAAAGTCCATGTACGAAATGGCATCGGTTTGTTACGAAATTGGCAATAAGCATTTACCTCTGTTTTTCGATGACAATACGCTGTTGGCCCCCTATGATGCCCCTCTGTTTCGGTTACTGACCGCATTGGGCTATGTTGTAGAGCAGCAACAACGAAAATTAGTGCAACCCCTGAAAACGACTATTTCGCCCCACGGGCATGCCAGCAGTAGTGAAAGCTTATTTTCAAAAATCCTTAAACTCACTACACCCTCAGCATGA
- the ureC gene encoding urease subunit alpha, translating to MSLSISRIKYANLYGPTVGDKVRLADTDLIIEIEKDYTVYGDEAKFGGGKTIRDGMAQSATATRAEGVLDMVITSVMIIDHWGIVKADIGLKDGKIVGIGKAGNPDTMDGVDPNMVIGASTEVHGGAGLIATPGGIDSHIHFICPQQIDHALFSGITTMMGGGTGPADGTSATTVTPGAWNIQKMLEAADAFPMNLGFMGKGNCATTAPLEEQIEAGALGLKIHEDWGSTPAVIDASLTVADKYDVQIAIHTDTLNESGFLEDTISAINGRVIHTFHTEGAGGGHAPDIIKAAMYPYVLPSSTNPTRPYTINTIDEHLDMLMVCHHLDKSVPEDVSFADSRIRPETIAAEDILHDMGVFSMMSSDSQAMGRVAEVITRTWQTADKMKKQRGFLPEDEANKNDNFRVKRYVAKYTINPAITHGISDYVGSIEAGKLADLVLWNPAMFGAKPEMIIKGGMIIASKMGDPNASIPTPQPVIYRHMFGAYGKALHKTCATFVSQISLEKGIVQQYELQKMTLPVKNCRTISKKDLIHNDATPRIDVNPETYEVKVEGETITCEPVAVLPLAQRYFLF from the coding sequence ATGAGCCTATCCATCAGCCGAATAAAATACGCGAACCTGTATGGCCCGACGGTGGGCGATAAAGTACGTCTGGCAGATACCGACCTGATCATCGAAATCGAAAAAGATTATACGGTTTACGGAGACGAAGCCAAATTTGGTGGGGGCAAAACCATCCGCGATGGCATGGCTCAATCGGCTACGGCCACTCGTGCTGAAGGCGTTCTGGACATGGTCATTACCAGCGTCATGATCATTGACCATTGGGGCATCGTGAAGGCCGATATTGGGTTAAAAGACGGCAAAATTGTTGGCATCGGTAAAGCTGGAAATCCCGATACAATGGACGGCGTAGACCCGAACATGGTCATTGGTGCTTCGACCGAAGTTCATGGTGGTGCTGGCCTGATCGCTACACCGGGCGGCATCGATTCACACATTCATTTTATTTGTCCGCAGCAGATCGACCATGCTTTGTTTAGCGGCATTACAACGATGATGGGCGGTGGTACCGGCCCTGCCGATGGCACCAGCGCCACAACCGTAACACCCGGTGCCTGGAATATCCAGAAAATGCTCGAAGCAGCCGATGCGTTCCCGATGAATCTTGGCTTTATGGGCAAAGGCAATTGTGCCACCACGGCCCCGCTTGAAGAACAGATTGAAGCCGGTGCGCTGGGCCTGAAAATTCACGAAGACTGGGGTTCGACACCAGCGGTAATCGATGCGTCGTTGACGGTTGCGGATAAATATGACGTTCAGATTGCCATCCATACCGACACGCTGAACGAAAGTGGTTTTCTGGAAGATACCATCAGCGCCATCAACGGTCGGGTGATTCATACATTTCATACCGAAGGTGCCGGTGGCGGTCATGCCCCTGACATTATCAAGGCAGCGATGTACCCGTATGTGCTCCCATCGTCGACCAATCCAACCCGCCCGTACACCATCAACACCATCGACGAACACCTCGACATGCTGATGGTTTGCCACCACCTTGACAAATCGGTGCCGGAAGATGTTTCCTTTGCCGATTCGCGAATTCGTCCCGAAACCATTGCAGCAGAAGATATTCTGCACGACATGGGCGTTTTTAGCATGATGAGTTCTGACTCGCAGGCGATGGGCCGCGTGGCCGAGGTAATTACGCGAACCTGGCAAACCGCCGATAAGATGAAAAAGCAGCGGGGATTTTTACCGGAAGATGAAGCGAATAAAAATGATAATTTCCGGGTGAAACGCTATGTAGCCAAGTACACGATCAACCCCGCCATTACGCACGGTATTTCGGACTATGTTGGGTCTATTGAAGCCGGGAAACTGGCCGATCTGGTTTTATGGAATCCGGCAATGTTCGGGGCCAAACCCGAAATGATCATTAAGGGTGGCATGATCATCGCCAGTAAAATGGGCGACCCTAACGCGTCGATTCCAACCCCGCAACCCGTTATTTACCGCCATATGTTCGGGGCCTATGGCAAAGCCTTACATAAAACCTGCGCAACGTTCGTGTCGCAGATTTCGCTGGAAAAAGGGATCGTACAACAATACGAGTTGCAGAAAATGACTTTACCCGTAAAGAATTGTCGGACCATCTCAAAAAAGGACCTGATCCACAACGATGCCACGCCCCGGATTGACGTAAACCCCGAAACTTATGAAGTGAAAGTTGAGGGCGAAACCATTACGTGTGAACCAGTTGCCGTCTTACCCTTGGCGCAGCGGTATTTTTTGTTTTAG
- a CDS encoding urease subunit beta, which produces MIPGEYILGNDPIECNAGRPTASLTVVNTGDRPVQVGSHYHFFEVNKQMEFDREKAFGMRLNIPAGTAVRFEPGEEKLVELVALGGNRKVYGFSNLTNGDTIDELSKQQAMKQLHAQKFKHKPS; this is translated from the coding sequence ATGATACCCGGAGAATACATTCTTGGCAACGACCCGATCGAGTGTAATGCGGGTCGGCCGACCGCCAGCCTAACCGTTGTTAACACCGGCGACCGACCCGTGCAGGTTGGTTCACATTATCACTTTTTTGAAGTCAACAAACAGATGGAATTTGACCGCGAGAAGGCATTTGGTATGCGGTTGAATATTCCAGCCGGAACGGCGGTTCGCTTTGAGCCTGGTGAAGAAAAACTCGTTGAGTTGGTTGCCCTGGGCGGAAATCGTAAAGTCTACGGGTTCAGCAACTTAACCAATGGCGATACGATTGATGAGCTTAGCAAACAACAGGCGATGAAACAGCTACACGCTCAGAAGTTTAAACATAAGCCATCATGA
- the ureA gene encoding urease subunit gamma has protein sequence MHLTPRESEKLLLFLAGELAEKRKARGLKLNYPEAIALISSQLQEAARDGKSVAELMQYGTTILTRKDVMDGIPEMIHEIQIEATFPDGTKLVTVHDPIR, from the coding sequence ATGCATCTGACACCACGCGAAAGTGAAAAGTTACTCCTGTTTCTGGCGGGTGAACTGGCCGAGAAGCGAAAAGCCCGTGGCTTAAAACTCAACTATCCTGAAGCGATTGCGCTTATTAGCAGCCAACTCCAGGAAGCCGCCCGCGACGGCAAATCGGTGGCCGAACTCATGCAATATGGTACCACGATTTTAACCCGCAAGGATGTAATGGATGGCATTCCCGAAATGATCCATGAGATTCAAATCGAAGCGACGTTCCCCGACGGAACCAAGCTGGTTACCGTCCATGATCCAATTCGCTAA
- a CDS encoding SusC/RagA family TonB-linked outer membrane protein, translating into MKIFYISPPFIKKWSVLCWFFLAISALAVQGKSPDFRTGKAQAELTVSGRVVDAATNESLAGCTVVLKGSQRGTTTDAKGEYRIVVPSGDAVLVFGFIGFVSQEIQVGNRTTLNVSLAAAASELTQVVVIGYGTTTKKDATGAMTTLKSTDFNRGIINSPEQLLQGKVAGVNVTSASGEPGASQSITIRGPGGVRTGSTPLFVLDGIPLDNSSTGGVTNPLNFLNPQDIEAIDVLKDASATAIYGARGANGVVLITTKKGKAGTSNLTLSANVGISNVARPIPVFNADEYRKQVVAVGGIVDDKKASTDWQREISRTAITQDYNLGFSGGAEKLTYYGSLGVQNQEGVLKNSRLKRYTGRFNASQKFLDDRLALDVNLTASQTVNERPPIEGILGAALSANPTYPAYDSTGGPARYQAFTNPVLSLALQKDITTINRVVATISPSYKITNALVYKLNLGIDNATSTRDLQSLASAVPQQDGRLESIYKTNRNVLIENYFTYTRGWANHNLTALVGHSYQKFYIQERSWSINKFPISPIEPINNPSLGQDLTLANNRPGGSSIENELQSFFGRLNYQFRDRYLFTATVRADGSSKFGANNKYGVFPSFSAGWRLSEEPFLQSGPFSDLKLRAGWGQTGNQEIPSKITQALFTSQVGATTSYPLDNSTNYPAGTTYTRLANPDIQWEVSTQTDVGLDFGLFKGALTGTIDYFRKVSGKILLEVIPADPIQPAATYWTNVPDMSITNQGVEVGLNYRYASQRGFRFDLGGNITFIKNVVNNSPYSVITSGSATGAGLTSATVNGYVNGQPIGTFFLREYIGIDDKGVSKYSDIDGDGIGGTDKDRIAAGSALPTQQFNLNARVGYKGFDLTANFNGVSGNKLYDNTANAFFYKARLVKGLNGPAEAVGEPNESINNSAPVSTRFLKDGAFFRLNNLTLSYSLDPKLIGMKRWISNVRLSATGQNLFVITKYNGYDPEVNTDRTVNGISSYGIDYLSYPKARSFVFGLNLTF; encoded by the coding sequence ATGAAGATTTTTTACATTTCACCTCCATTTATAAAAAAATGGAGCGTATTGTGCTGGTTTTTCCTGGCAATCAGTGCACTGGCCGTTCAGGGGAAAAGTCCTGATTTTCGGACCGGCAAAGCCCAGGCTGAGCTGACTGTCAGTGGGCGCGTTGTCGATGCGGCAACGAACGAATCGCTGGCTGGCTGTACTGTCGTATTGAAAGGATCACAGCGTGGCACGACCACCGATGCCAAAGGTGAGTATCGGATTGTCGTTCCCAGTGGCGATGCAGTACTGGTGTTTGGCTTTATTGGGTTTGTGTCGCAGGAGATACAGGTAGGCAATCGTACAACACTGAATGTATCCCTGGCTGCTGCTGCTTCTGAACTTACACAGGTTGTCGTTATCGGCTACGGTACTACGACAAAGAAGGACGCTACCGGTGCCATGACAACCCTGAAAAGCACGGACTTCAATCGGGGTATAATCAATTCACCCGAACAACTTTTGCAGGGTAAAGTGGCCGGAGTTAACGTTACTTCTGCCAGTGGCGAACCCGGTGCTTCTCAGAGTATTACAATTCGGGGGCCGGGTGGCGTTCGTACAGGCAGTACGCCTTTGTTTGTCCTGGATGGTATTCCGCTGGACAACTCCAGTACAGGTGGTGTTACCAACCCGCTCAACTTCCTGAACCCGCAGGATATCGAAGCGATTGACGTGCTGAAAGATGCATCGGCTACTGCCATCTACGGAGCACGTGGGGCCAATGGCGTCGTGTTGATTACGACCAAAAAAGGGAAAGCGGGCACTTCTAATCTGACTCTTTCCGCCAACGTCGGCATCTCAAACGTAGCACGGCCTATTCCTGTTTTTAATGCCGACGAGTACCGAAAGCAGGTAGTGGCCGTTGGGGGTATTGTCGACGATAAGAAGGCTTCGACCGACTGGCAGCGCGAAATCAGCCGGACTGCCATTACGCAGGATTACAATCTTGGTTTTAGCGGTGGTGCCGAAAAGCTAACCTACTACGGTTCGCTGGGTGTTCAGAATCAGGAAGGTGTGCTGAAAAATAGCCGTTTAAAACGCTATACCGGCCGATTTAATGCATCGCAGAAATTCCTTGATGATCGACTGGCGCTCGATGTAAACCTAACCGCTTCACAAACCGTCAACGAACGTCCTCCCATTGAGGGTATTCTTGGTGCGGCCCTATCGGCCAACCCAACCTATCCAGCCTACGACTCTACCGGTGGTCCGGCACGATATCAGGCGTTTACAAATCCGGTGCTGTCGCTGGCTTTGCAGAAAGATATAACGACGATCAACCGGGTAGTAGCAACGATATCACCCTCCTACAAGATTACCAACGCCCTCGTTTATAAGCTGAATCTGGGTATCGATAATGCAACGTCGACCCGTGATTTGCAGTCGCTGGCCAGTGCTGTACCCCAACAGGATGGCCGGCTTGAAAGTATCTACAAGACCAATCGGAACGTATTGATTGAGAACTATTTCACCTACACGCGGGGGTGGGCTAATCACAATCTGACGGCTTTGGTGGGGCATTCGTATCAGAAATTTTATATTCAGGAGCGGAGCTGGAGTATCAATAAATTTCCGATCTCGCCCATTGAACCAATCAACAATCCAAGTCTTGGGCAGGATCTCACACTGGCTAACAACCGGCCAGGCGGATCGTCGATCGAAAACGAGCTTCAGTCGTTCTTTGGCCGTCTGAATTATCAGTTTCGGGATCGCTACCTGTTCACCGCTACCGTGCGGGCCGATGGGTCGAGCAAGTTTGGGGCAAACAACAAATACGGCGTTTTCCCGTCATTCTCGGCGGGATGGCGGTTGTCTGAAGAGCCTTTTCTGCAATCAGGACCGTTCTCTGATCTGAAACTTCGGGCAGGCTGGGGTCAAACGGGTAACCAGGAGATTCCGTCAAAAATCACTCAGGCCCTGTTTACGTCGCAGGTTGGCGCAACGACCAGCTATCCACTGGACAACTCGACGAACTACCCTGCCGGAACGACTTACACGCGGCTTGCCAATCCCGACATTCAGTGGGAGGTGTCAACCCAGACCGACGTTGGGCTGGATTTTGGCCTGTTTAAAGGCGCATTGACTGGTACAATTGACTATTTTCGGAAGGTGTCGGGCAAAATTCTGCTCGAAGTAATTCCCGCTGACCCCATTCAGCCGGCTGCTACCTATTGGACCAATGTGCCCGATATGAGCATCACGAACCAGGGGGTAGAAGTAGGTCTGAACTACCGTTACGCAAGCCAGCGCGGGTTCCGGTTCGACCTTGGGGGTAACATTACGTTCATTAAAAACGTGGTAAATAACTCGCCCTACTCTGTAATTACGTCAGGATCGGCCACGGGCGCAGGTCTGACGTCGGCTACGGTTAACGGTTATGTGAACGGCCAGCCCATTGGGACCTTCTTCCTGCGTGAGTACATCGGCATTGACGACAAGGGAGTCAGCAAGTACAGCGATATCGACGGTGATGGCATTGGCGGGACTGATAAAGACCGGATTGCCGCTGGTAGCGCACTGCCGACCCAGCAGTTCAACCTGAACGCCAGGGTTGGCTATAAGGGCTTCGATCTGACAGCCAACTTCAATGGTGTGTCGGGCAATAAGTTGTACGACAACACGGCCAACGCTTTCTTCTACAAAGCGCGTCTGGTAAAAGGATTAAATGGCCCTGCCGAAGCCGTTGGTGAGCCAAATGAGTCGATCAACAACTCGGCTCCTGTGTCGACCCGCTTCCTGAAAGATGGTGCATTTTTCCGGCTAAACAACCTGACGCTGAGCTACAGTCTCGATCCGAAACTTATCGGGATGAAGCGCTGGATTTCTAACGTCCGGCTGTCGGCAACGGGACAGAACCTGTTCGTGATTACCAAGTACAACGGTTATGATCCAGAGGTAAACACCGATCGGACGGTAAATGGCATTTCGTCGTACGGGATAGATTACCTAAGCTACCCCAAAGCCCGTTCGTTTGTATTCGGCCTGAATCTGACATTTTAA